In Rhodococcus rhodochrous, a single genomic region encodes these proteins:
- a CDS encoding maleylpyruvate isomerase family mycothiol-dependent enzyme — MTGSALATAHDERADLADLLETLSPEQWEHPSLCEGWTVRDVVAHMISYEEHGPRDLVRRLAATRFRPWKLNEAALADYADLGPDELVRFLRNHLDPQGSTAAFGGRVGLVDALIHHQDIRRPLGLARTVPAERLRVALPFAVTAVPLRGFWKARGVRLVATDVGWSRGRGPEAAGPGEAVLMTMAGRRGIARELSGPGATILTDRLG, encoded by the coding sequence ATGACCGGGTCCGCCCTGGCGACGGCCCACGACGAGCGCGCCGACCTCGCCGATCTCCTGGAGACACTGTCGCCGGAACAGTGGGAGCACCCGAGCCTCTGCGAGGGGTGGACGGTGCGGGACGTCGTCGCCCACATGATCAGCTACGAGGAGCACGGACCTCGCGACCTGGTGCGACGACTGGCAGCCACCCGGTTCCGCCCGTGGAAACTCAACGAGGCCGCACTCGCCGACTACGCGGACCTCGGGCCCGACGAACTCGTCCGGTTCCTGCGGAACCACCTCGATCCGCAGGGCTCCACCGCAGCGTTCGGTGGTCGCGTCGGTCTCGTCGACGCCCTCATCCACCACCAGGACATCCGACGACCGCTCGGCCTCGCCCGCACGGTGCCTGCCGAGCGTCTGCGTGTCGCGTTGCCGTTCGCCGTCACCGCGGTGCCTCTGCGTGGATTCTGGAAGGCCCGCGGCGTTCGGCTCGTCGCGACCGACGTCGGCTGGTCACGTGGACGGGGTCCCGAGGCCGCAGGTCCGGGAGAAGCTGTGCTCATGACCATGGCGGGGCGACGCGGGATCGCGCGCGAGCTGTCGGGCCCGGGTGCCACGATCCTCACCGACCGGCTGGGCTGA
- a CDS encoding TetR/AcrR family transcriptional regulator, whose protein sequence is MPPAPAARAKLLDAFVTILLEQGERAATLEAVAATAGVSKGGLLYHFPSKDALVEGLAEHVEALGAEDVERMRAAPEGPAAYYIRTSVFADTPIDRAIVALTRLSQTANPRAQQALRHIHQGWFDALAEEVTDPAAARAVALIGDGLYYGAAMSGETSTTPPEDVDELLKVVRKLIGPND, encoded by the coding sequence GTGCCACCTGCCCCTGCCGCCCGCGCCAAACTTCTCGACGCCTTCGTGACGATCCTGCTCGAGCAGGGCGAGCGCGCCGCGACCCTCGAGGCCGTCGCCGCGACCGCCGGCGTCTCGAAGGGTGGCCTGCTCTATCACTTCCCGTCGAAGGATGCTCTGGTCGAGGGCCTCGCCGAGCACGTCGAAGCGCTCGGGGCCGAGGACGTCGAACGCATGCGGGCGGCTCCCGAGGGACCGGCGGCGTATTACATCCGCACCTCGGTCTTCGCCGACACCCCGATCGACCGGGCCATCGTCGCCCTCACCCGTCTGAGCCAGACCGCGAATCCGCGAGCTCAGCAGGCGCTGCGCCACATCCATCAGGGGTGGTTCGACGCCCTGGCGGAGGAGGTCACCGATCCCGCGGCGGCACGGGCTGTGGCCCTCATCGGCGACGGTCTCTACTACGGCGCCGCCATGTCGGGCGAGACGAGCACGACGCCCCCCGAGGACGTCGACGAACTCTTGAAGGTCGTACGGAAACTGATCGGCCCGAACGACTGA
- a CDS encoding MFS transporter, which translates to MTKAAPRDWVALAVLMLPVLLVSVDNTVLAFALPGISSALQPTAAQQLWIIDIYPLVLAGLLVAMGSLGDRIGRRRLLLVGATGFAAVSVAAAYAPSAELLVTARGVLGFFGAMLMPSTLSLLRNIFLDAAQRRLAIAIWASCFAAGAALGPIVGGFLLEHAWWGSVFLLAVPVLIPLLVLAPIFVPESKDPNPGRIDVMSIALSMLALAPIVFAIKKIADSGLGAVVIVPAVVGVVALVAFVRRQLRRPNPMLDVRLFRVPTFSGAVAVNLLSVVSLVGFLFFVSQHLQLVIGQSPMEAGLSLVPGLAVMVVAGMSVVALVRWVQPSSIIVCALLLSATGYALVLLLASPSALAPIIVAFAVLGAGIGAAETLSNDLIVSSVPPTKAGAASAVSETAYEMGAVLGTAILGSVLSASYSAHLLLPAGLNPEQAQAARETLGGAHAVAGTLPADRADALLAAAGSAFDSGVTITSGIGVALMITSAGIAWCTLRRNRVVHAAPESRGSRSARAT; encoded by the coding sequence GTGACGAAGGCGGCTCCTCGGGACTGGGTCGCCCTCGCGGTGCTCATGCTGCCCGTGCTGCTCGTGTCGGTGGACAACACCGTCCTGGCCTTCGCGCTGCCCGGGATCTCGTCCGCGCTGCAGCCCACCGCTGCGCAACAGTTGTGGATCATCGACATCTATCCACTGGTGCTCGCGGGCCTGCTGGTGGCGATGGGCAGCCTCGGCGACCGCATCGGACGACGCCGGCTGCTGCTCGTCGGCGCGACCGGGTTCGCCGCCGTCTCGGTGGCCGCCGCCTATGCACCCTCCGCGGAACTGCTCGTGACGGCACGCGGCGTGCTCGGCTTCTTCGGGGCCATGCTCATGCCGTCGACACTGTCGTTGCTGCGCAACATCTTCCTCGACGCCGCCCAACGTCGCCTCGCCATCGCGATCTGGGCCTCGTGCTTCGCGGCAGGCGCCGCCCTGGGGCCCATCGTGGGCGGGTTCCTCCTCGAACATGCCTGGTGGGGTTCGGTCTTCCTGCTGGCGGTGCCGGTACTGATCCCGCTGCTCGTGCTCGCGCCGATCTTCGTCCCCGAGTCGAAGGACCCGAATCCGGGCCGCATCGACGTCATGAGCATCGCGCTGTCGATGCTGGCTCTGGCCCCGATCGTCTTCGCGATCAAGAAGATTGCCGACAGCGGCCTCGGCGCCGTCGTCATCGTCCCGGCCGTCGTCGGGGTGGTCGCGCTCGTCGCCTTCGTGCGCCGGCAGTTGCGTCGCCCGAATCCGATGCTCGACGTCCGCCTGTTCCGCGTGCCCACCTTCTCCGGTGCCGTCGCGGTGAACCTGCTGTCCGTCGTCTCCCTCGTGGGCTTCCTGTTCTTCGTGTCCCAGCATCTGCAACTGGTGATCGGGCAGAGCCCGATGGAGGCCGGTCTGAGCCTGGTCCCGGGGCTGGCGGTGATGGTCGTGGCCGGGATGTCGGTGGTCGCGCTCGTGCGGTGGGTGCAGCCGTCGTCGATCATCGTCTGCGCGCTCCTGCTCTCGGCGACCGGCTACGCGCTGGTGCTCCTGCTGGCCTCACCGTCGGCGCTCGCACCGATCATCGTGGCGTTCGCGGTTCTCGGTGCGGGTATCGGTGCGGCGGAGACGTTGTCGAACGACCTCATCGTCTCGAGCGTCCCGCCGACGAAGGCCGGTGCCGCGTCGGCGGTGTCGGAAACGGCCTACGAGATGGGTGCCGTGCTCGGTACGGCGATCCTCGGGTCGGTGCTGTCCGCGTCCTACAGCGCGCACCTCCTGCTCCCTGCCGGGTTGAATCCGGAGCAGGCGCAGGCGGCCCGCGAGACGCTCGGCGGCGCCCACGCCGTGGCCGGGACCCTGCCCGCCGACCGGGCCGACGCGTTGCTGGCCGCAGCGGGATCGGCGTTCGACAGCGGTGTCACCATCACGTCCGGGATCGGCGTGGCACTCATGATCACCTCCGCCGGAATCGCGTGGTGCACGCTGCGCCGGAATCGCGTGGTGCACGCTGCGCCGGAATCGCGTGGTTCACGCAGCGCCCGCGCGACGTGA
- a CDS encoding YceI family protein: MRKAVWVLVAVVVVALLGFFVAPWVYGTFIAEDDAPAATVSTEGAEAATGELDGEWTVVEGVEPNRTAAGYTVHEILRGADVTVVGSTDRVSGSATITDGTLEAAEVVVQVEGITTDSGQRDNQFRTRVMDTATHPTATFALTEPVDLSSLPDDGSIGSVTATGTLTLRGTERPVTVDVDVLRTGERLVASGSIPTTWTDYGVEPPNLGFVTVDGAGSVDFLVTLEQN, translated from the coding sequence ATGCGGAAAGCGGTATGGGTCCTCGTCGCCGTCGTGGTCGTGGCGCTGCTCGGCTTCTTCGTTGCCCCATGGGTATACGGGACGTTCATCGCCGAGGACGACGCACCCGCCGCGACCGTCTCGACCGAGGGCGCCGAAGCCGCGACCGGTGAGCTCGACGGTGAATGGACCGTCGTCGAGGGGGTCGAACCGAACCGCACCGCCGCCGGCTACACGGTGCACGAAATCCTGCGCGGCGCCGACGTCACCGTGGTCGGCAGCACCGACCGGGTCTCCGGTTCGGCGACGATCACCGACGGCACCCTCGAGGCCGCCGAGGTCGTCGTGCAGGTCGAGGGCATCACCACCGACAGCGGCCAGCGCGACAACCAGTTCCGCACCCGGGTGATGGACACCGCGACGCACCCGACGGCGACGTTCGCCCTCACCGAGCCGGTGGACCTGTCGTCGCTTCCCGACGACGGCAGCATCGGTTCCGTCACCGCGACCGGCACACTCACCCTGCGCGGCACCGAACGACCCGTGACCGTCGACGTCGACGTCCTCCGCACGGGTGAGCGGCTCGTGGCGTCGGGGAGCATCCCCACCACCTGGACCGACTACGGTGTCGAGCCGCCGAACCTCGGATTCGTGACGGTCGACGGCGCGGGCAGCGTCGACTTCCTCGTCACGCTCGAGCAGAACTGA
- a CDS encoding sterol desaturase family protein: MWETLQESWGSLLEPLHDPVTLAIPAFLTFLILEWIAARTLEHVEPGPDGRTRPPRGGYEKRDARASISMGLVSIVTSAAWKVLALVGYSALWVYVAPWHLPADAWYTWVILLVGIDVLWYWYHRMAHRVRLVWATHQAHHSSEYFNYATALRQKWNNSGEIIMWLPLPLIGIPPWMVFVGFSVSLVYQFFVHTERVGKLPRPIEFVFNTPSHHRVHHGSDPDYLDRNYAGILIIWDRMFGTFKAEDHRPTYGLTKPVGTYNIWDLQTHEYRAIARDWRTAGKFRDKLGYAFGPPGWTPKQTGAEETESVSSARA; encoded by the coding sequence ATGTGGGAGACACTGCAGGAATCGTGGGGCTCGCTGCTCGAGCCGCTCCACGATCCGGTGACCCTGGCGATCCCCGCCTTCCTCACCTTCCTGATCCTCGAATGGATCGCGGCCCGCACCCTCGAACACGTCGAACCGGGCCCCGACGGACGCACCCGTCCCCCGCGCGGCGGTTACGAGAAGCGTGACGCGCGCGCGAGCATCTCCATGGGCCTGGTCTCCATCGTCACGAGCGCCGCCTGGAAGGTGCTGGCCCTCGTCGGATATTCGGCCCTGTGGGTCTACGTCGCCCCTTGGCACCTGCCCGCCGATGCCTGGTACACGTGGGTGATCCTGCTCGTCGGCATCGACGTCCTCTGGTACTGGTACCACCGGATGGCGCACCGCGTCCGCCTGGTCTGGGCGACCCACCAGGCCCACCACTCGAGCGAGTACTTCAACTACGCGACCGCGCTGCGCCAGAAGTGGAACAACAGCGGCGAGATCATCATGTGGCTGCCGCTCCCCCTCATCGGCATCCCTCCGTGGATGGTGTTCGTCGGCTTCTCCGTCAGCCTCGTCTACCAGTTCTTCGTGCACACCGAGCGGGTCGGCAAGCTTCCCCGCCCGATCGAGTTCGTGTTCAACACGCCGTCGCACCACCGGGTGCACCACGGCTCCGACCCCGACTACCTCGACCGCAACTACGCCGGCATCCTCATCATCTGGGACCGGATGTTCGGCACCTTCAAGGCCGAGGACCACCGCCCCACCTACGGGCTCACCAAGCCCGTGGGCACGTACAACATCTGGGACCTGCAGACGCACGAGTACCGGGCGATCGCCCGCGACTGGCGTACGGCCGGGAAGTTCCGCGACAAGCTCGGTTACGCCTTCGGCCCGCCCGGCTGGACGCCGAAGCAGACCGGCGCAGAGGAGACCGAGAGCGTCAGTTCTGCTCGAGCGTGA
- a CDS encoding RrF2 family transcriptional regulator, protein MHITARVDYAVRTMLELAAIEDGRLTKAETLATAQNIPHKFLEAVLADLRRGGLVNSRRGPEGGYWLARPAAEISIADIIRTVEGPLASVRGERPEDVVYSGAAERLQDVWIAVRVNLRAVLEEVSLADVVAGDLPGFVEDLTKDPGAWERRRV, encoded by the coding sequence ATGCACATCACCGCGAGGGTCGACTACGCCGTGCGGACCATGCTCGAACTCGCGGCGATCGAGGACGGTCGACTGACGAAGGCGGAGACCCTCGCGACGGCGCAGAACATCCCGCACAAGTTCCTCGAGGCGGTCCTCGCCGACCTGCGTCGCGGTGGGCTGGTGAACAGCAGGCGGGGACCGGAGGGCGGCTACTGGCTCGCGCGACCCGCGGCCGAGATCTCCATCGCCGACATCATCCGCACGGTCGAGGGCCCGCTGGCGTCGGTACGCGGCGAGCGGCCCGAGGACGTCGTCTACAGCGGAGCGGCCGAACGGTTGCAGGACGTGTGGATCGCGGTGCGTGTGAACCTGCGCGCCGTGCTCGAAGAGGTGTCGCTCGCAGACGTCGTCGCAGGGGATCTCCCGGGTTTCGTGGAGGACCTCACAAAGGATCCCGGGGCCTGGGAGCGTCGCCGGGTGTGA
- a CDS encoding TetR family transcriptional regulator has protein sequence MTTTPGLRDRKKAATRAALATAAAELAREHGLPAVTADAIAARADVSTRTFHNYFASKEDAVLAYLETRVEEWIDLLRDRPADEDIMDSLLTVALDVVQNADWPFDEIVACITLLEESNVLLSRQIEVERRSSQLLVEIIAERTGTDPASDLYPSLLNYAAMGAVRAAMETHATGTTDRSVEELIREAFDRLRRGFP, from the coding sequence GTGACCACCACTCCCGGCCTGCGCGACCGCAAGAAGGCAGCCACTCGTGCGGCTCTCGCGACCGCCGCAGCCGAACTGGCCCGCGAACACGGTCTGCCCGCCGTGACGGCCGATGCGATCGCAGCGCGCGCGGATGTCTCGACCCGCACCTTCCACAACTACTTCGCCAGCAAGGAAGACGCCGTCCTCGCCTATCTCGAGACCCGGGTCGAGGAGTGGATCGACCTGCTGCGCGATCGTCCCGCCGACGAGGACATCATGGACTCGCTGCTGACGGTGGCCCTGGACGTCGTGCAGAACGCCGACTGGCCGTTCGACGAGATCGTCGCGTGCATCACCCTCCTCGAGGAGAGCAACGTGCTGCTGTCCCGGCAGATCGAGGTCGAGCGCCGCTCGTCGCAGTTGCTGGTCGAGATCATCGCCGAACGCACCGGCACCGACCCCGCGTCCGACCTGTATCCCTCGCTGCTGAACTACGCGGCCATGGGCGCCGTGCGCGCGGCCATGGAGACACACGCGACCGGGACGACGGACCGTTCGGTCGAAGAGCTCATCCGCGAGGCGTTCGACCGGCTCCGCCGTGGTTTCCCGTAG
- a CDS encoding MMPL family transporter: protein MATYLYRLGKFAHRRKGAVLSFWIALLVLFGVGAATLSGPTTDAFTLPGTPAQKTQDLMAERFPSTEDPMNGLSARYVFAAPDGQTLDDPENMAAVDEVLAAVRGIDRVSPPAKVDPATASPEEQAGALVNPVLADAGLVEQMKAVAAQQGTPEEAALSDAQALSPLSADRTVGFVTVPFEGEITDVDQALRDQIFDAAEIGRDAGLTVEVSGTAAAEMGMPGGTSELIGIGIAAIVLTLTFGSLVAAGLPLITALVGVGIGSLGITIASGFADLSSMTPTLAVMIGLAVAIDYSLFIVSRFRHELTVTSDRAEAAGRAVGTAGSAVVFAGLTVIIALMALSVVGIPFLSVMGYAAAFTVLMAVLIAVSLLPAVLGLFGEKAFAGRVPFLNKRGSDDDTPKAGAKFVGLITRRPAIPLVAAVVVLGALALPATGLNLALPSEATSDPATSARKAYDLVDEGFGPGRNGPLVVVVDTQDADVEAPVAFGAVVGKLYENDEVVNAQIVAVNEAGDTAQILVTPRSGPTDPTTMDLVQSIRDGETELNEEFGLSYGVTGQTALEGDVSDSLQSALAPYLAVVVGLAFILLMLVFRSILVPLTATLGFLLSVLATFGATVAVFQEGWGGLIANPQPIVSFMPIILIGVVFGLAMDYQVFLVTRMREDYVHGASALEAVRSGFAHGARVVSAAAIIMISVFAAFIAEPDSLIKSIGFALAAAVFFDAFIVRMVIIPSVMALLGDKAWWLPKWLDRILPNVDVEGEKLTRELGATESAPESARV from the coding sequence GTGGCGACCTACCTGTACCGGCTGGGCAAGTTCGCCCACAGACGGAAGGGCGCAGTGCTGTCCTTCTGGATCGCGCTGCTCGTGCTCTTCGGGGTCGGTGCAGCAACTCTGTCCGGGCCCACCACGGACGCGTTCACGCTTCCGGGCACCCCCGCGCAGAAGACCCAGGACCTCATGGCCGAACGGTTCCCGTCGACCGAGGATCCGATGAACGGGCTCAGCGCGCGCTACGTCTTCGCCGCGCCCGACGGGCAGACCCTCGACGACCCCGAGAACATGGCTGCCGTCGACGAGGTCCTCGCCGCGGTCCGCGGCATCGACCGCGTCTCGCCGCCCGCGAAGGTCGACCCCGCCACCGCCTCGCCGGAGGAACAGGCCGGAGCGCTGGTGAACCCGGTCCTCGCCGACGCCGGTCTCGTCGAACAGATGAAGGCCGTCGCCGCGCAGCAGGGCACCCCCGAAGAGGCTGCGCTGTCCGACGCCCAGGCCCTGTCGCCGCTGAGCGCCGACCGCACCGTCGGCTTCGTGACCGTCCCGTTCGAGGGCGAGATCACCGACGTCGACCAGGCCCTGCGCGACCAGATCTTCGACGCTGCCGAGATCGGCCGTGACGCCGGCCTGACCGTCGAGGTCAGCGGTACGGCCGCAGCCGAGATGGGCATGCCCGGCGGCACCTCCGAACTCATCGGCATCGGTATCGCCGCGATCGTGCTCACCCTGACCTTCGGTTCGCTCGTCGCCGCCGGACTCCCGCTGATCACCGCGCTCGTCGGCGTCGGCATCGGCAGCCTCGGCATCACCATCGCCTCCGGCTTCGCCGACCTCAGCTCGATGACCCCGACGCTCGCGGTCATGATCGGCCTGGCCGTGGCGATCGACTACTCGCTGTTCATCGTCTCTCGGTTCCGGCACGAACTCACCGTCACCTCGGATCGTGCCGAGGCCGCCGGCCGTGCCGTGGGCACCGCCGGTTCCGCGGTCGTCTTCGCCGGTCTCACGGTCATCATCGCCCTCATGGCGCTGAGCGTCGTCGGCATCCCGTTCCTGTCCGTCATGGGCTACGCCGCTGCGTTCACCGTGCTCATGGCCGTGCTCATCGCCGTGTCGCTGCTGCCTGCCGTGCTCGGCCTGTTCGGCGAGAAGGCCTTCGCCGGCCGCGTCCCGTTCCTGAACAAGCGTGGTTCCGACGACGACACCCCCAAGGCCGGCGCCAAGTTCGTCGGTCTGATCACGCGCCGCCCGGCCATCCCGCTGGTTGCCGCCGTGGTCGTCCTCGGCGCGCTCGCGCTGCCCGCCACCGGACTGAACCTCGCCCTGCCGTCGGAGGCCACCTCCGACCCGGCGACCAGCGCCCGCAAGGCCTACGACCTGGTCGACGAGGGATTCGGTCCCGGACGCAACGGTCCGCTGGTCGTCGTGGTCGACACCCAGGACGCCGACGTGGAGGCTCCGGTCGCGTTCGGTGCCGTCGTCGGCAAGCTCTACGAGAACGACGAGGTCGTCAACGCCCAGATCGTCGCGGTGAACGAGGCGGGCGACACCGCCCAGATCCTCGTCACCCCGCGCAGCGGCCCGACCGATCCCACGACGATGGACCTCGTCCAGAGCATCCGCGACGGCGAGACCGAGCTGAACGAGGAGTTCGGCCTGTCCTACGGCGTGACCGGCCAGACCGCGCTCGAGGGCGACGTCTCCGACAGCCTCCAGAGCGCACTGGCTCCGTACCTCGCGGTCGTCGTCGGCCTCGCCTTCATCCTGCTGATGCTGGTGTTCCGCTCGATCCTGGTCCCGCTCACCGCGACCCTCGGCTTCCTGCTCAGCGTCCTGGCGACCTTCGGCGCCACCGTCGCGGTCTTCCAGGAGGGCTGGGGCGGCCTGATCGCCAACCCGCAGCCCATCGTGAGCTTCATGCCGATCATCCTCATCGGCGTCGTCTTCGGTCTCGCGATGGACTACCAGGTGTTCCTGGTGACGCGTATGCGTGAGGACTACGTCCACGGCGCGAGCGCACTCGAGGCCGTCCGTAGCGGCTTCGCACACGGCGCCCGCGTGGTGAGCGCGGCGGCGATCATCATGATCTCGGTGTTCGCGGCCTTCATCGCCGAACCGGACTCGCTGATCAAGTCGATCGGTTTCGCACTGGCCGCGGCCGTCTTCTTCGACGCCTTCATCGTCCGCATGGTCATCATCCCATCGGTGATGGCGCTGCTCGGCGACAAGGCGTGGTGGCTGCCGAAGTGGCTCGACCGGATCCTTCCGAACGTCGACGTCGAGGGCGAGAAGCTCACCCGCGAGCTCGGTGCCACCGAGTCCGCACCGGAATCCGCACGAGTGTGA
- a CDS encoding ABC transporter ATP-binding protein, whose protein sequence is MLLRLLRRFMAPYRGALAGVVLLQLVATGGMLLLPSLNADIIDNGVATGDIDYIVRTGLLMLVISAVEVGAATGAVYFAARAAMGFGRDVRLALVRSVGRFSAREFGTFGAPSLITRNTNDVQQVQMLVLMTCTIVVTSPIMGIGGVIMAIRQDPGTSLVLVVAVPVLIFTMVTLIALMLPGFRVMQKRIDSVNRVLREQITGIRVIRAFVRDETEKARFDGANDDLTATALRVGRVNSVLYPAVLLISNVSTVGVLWVGAHRIDSGAMQVGSITAMITYIAQILMAVLMTSFVAIMAPRAAVCAERILDVLDTEPTVSSPAEPVRELPPRVTLELRDAGFSYPGADAPVLSGVSFRADPGSTTAIIGGTGSGKSTLMRLVPRLIDVTAGQVLVAGVDVRALDTDVLRSRIAVVPQKAYLFSGTIADNLRYGRADATDDELWHALEVAQAADFVHKTEDGLNTVLSQGGTTVSGGQRQRLAIARALVRRPAVYLFDDAFSALDPATDARLRAALEPETRDACVLIVAQRVSTVQDADRIVVLDNGVMVDSGTHLGLLGRCRTYSEIVESQRMATV, encoded by the coding sequence ATGTTGCTACGGCTGTTGCGCCGCTTCATGGCGCCCTATCGGGGTGCCCTCGCGGGGGTCGTACTCCTGCAGCTGGTCGCGACCGGGGGCATGTTGCTGCTCCCGAGTCTCAACGCCGACATCATCGACAACGGCGTGGCGACCGGGGACATCGACTACATCGTCCGGACCGGTCTGCTGATGCTCGTCATCAGCGCCGTCGAGGTCGGCGCCGCGACCGGTGCCGTCTACTTCGCGGCGCGTGCCGCGATGGGCTTCGGCCGCGACGTGCGGCTCGCGCTCGTCCGGAGTGTGGGGCGGTTCTCGGCGCGCGAGTTCGGGACGTTCGGTGCCCCGTCGCTGATCACCCGCAACACCAACGACGTGCAGCAGGTCCAGATGCTCGTGCTGATGACCTGCACCATCGTCGTGACCTCCCCGATCATGGGGATCGGTGGCGTCATCATGGCGATCCGCCAGGATCCCGGCACCTCGCTCGTGCTGGTCGTCGCCGTTCCGGTGCTGATCTTCACCATGGTCACGCTCATCGCGCTCATGCTGCCCGGCTTCCGGGTCATGCAGAAGCGCATCGACTCTGTGAACCGGGTGCTGCGCGAGCAGATCACCGGCATCCGCGTGATCAGGGCATTCGTGCGCGACGAGACCGAGAAGGCCCGCTTCGACGGCGCCAACGACGACCTCACCGCCACCGCCCTGCGCGTCGGCCGCGTGAACTCCGTGCTGTACCCCGCGGTGCTGCTGATCTCGAACGTGAGCACCGTCGGCGTCCTGTGGGTGGGCGCCCACCGCATCGACTCCGGTGCGATGCAGGTCGGTTCCATCACCGCGATGATCACCTACATCGCCCAGATCCTCATGGCCGTGCTCATGACGTCGTTCGTCGCCATCATGGCTCCGCGCGCCGCGGTCTGCGCCGAGCGCATCCTCGACGTGCTCGACACCGAACCGACGGTGTCCTCGCCCGCCGAACCGGTCCGCGAACTCCCGCCCCGCGTCACCCTCGAACTGCGCGATGCCGGTTTCTCGTATCCCGGCGCCGACGCTCCCGTGCTGAGCGGGGTGTCGTTCCGCGCCGACCCCGGCTCCACCACCGCGATCATCGGCGGCACCGGATCGGGCAAGAGCACCCTGATGCGCCTCGTGCCGCGGCTCATCGACGTCACTGCAGGGCAGGTGCTCGTCGCGGGTGTCGATGTGCGGGCACTCGACACCGACGTGCTGCGCTCACGCATCGCCGTCGTGCCGCAGAAGGCCTACCTGTTCTCCGGCACCATCGCCGACAACCTCCGATACGGACGTGCCGATGCCACCGACGACGAACTGTGGCACGCTCTCGAGGTCGCGCAGGCCGCCGACTTCGTCCACAAGACAGAGGACGGGCTGAACACGGTCCTCTCCCAGGGTGGCACCACGGTCTCCGGCGGGCAGCGGCAGCGACTCGCGATCGCCCGCGCCCTCGTCCGCCGGCCCGCCGTCTACCTGTTCGACGACGCCTTCTCCGCACTCGACCCGGCGACCGACGCCCGCCTGCGCGCGGCGCTCGAACCCGAGACGCGCGACGCGTGCGTGCTCATCGTCGCGCAGCGGGTCTCGACCGTGCAGGACGCCGACCGCATCGTCGTCCTCGACAACGGCGTGATGGTCGATTCCGGAACGCATCTCGGCCTGCTCGGCCGGTGCCGCACGTACTCGGAGATCGTCGAGTCGCAGAGGATGGCCACGGTATGA